In Caloenas nicobarica isolate bCalNic1 chromosome 27, bCalNic1.hap1, whole genome shotgun sequence, one DNA window encodes the following:
- the SLC25A42 gene encoding mitochondrial coenzyme A transporter SLC25A42 isoform X1, which yields MGNGVRKGQVDFKQQDAEPVTPTHLPPEGNQENKKVLNSLMSGALAGAVAKTAVAPLDRTKIMFQVSSKRFSAKEAYRLIYRTYLNEGFWSLWRGNSATMVRVIPYAAIQFCAHEEYKQLLGSYYGFQGKALTPFPRFIAGSLAGTTAAMLTYPLDMVRARMAVTPKEMYSNIVHVFIRISREEGLKTLYRGFTPTILGVIPYAGLSFFTYETLKKLHADHSGKSQPSPPERLLFGACAGLIGQSASYPLDVVRRRMQTAGVMGHTYSSILLTMQEIIREEGLIRGLYKGLSMNWVKGPIAVGISFTTFDLTQILLRKLQHSTNVER from the exons ATGGGTAATGGTGTGAGAAAAGGTCAAGTGGATTTCAAACAGCAGGATGCGGAGCCAGTTACGCCAACCCACCTCCCGCCAGAG GGCAACCAGGAGAACAAGAAAGTGCTCAACTCCCTGATGTCTGGTGCGTTGGCTGGTGCTGTTGCTAAAACTGCAGTAGCTCCACTGGATAGAACAAAAATCATGTTTCAAG tgtcTTCCAAAAGATTCTCTGCCAAG GAGGCTTACAGGCTGATTTATCGCACCTACCTCAACGAAGGCTTCTGGAGTCTCTGGCGAGGGAACTCCGCCACCATGGTCCGCGTCATCCCTTACGCCGCCATCCAGTTCTGCGCGCATGAGGAGTACAAGCAGCTCCTGGGGAGTTACTACGGCTTCCAGGGAAA AGCGCTGACACCCTTTCCTCGATTCATTGCTGGCTCTCTGGCAGGCACAACGGCTGCCATGTTAACCTACCCCTTGGATATGGTCCGTGCTCGAATGGCTGTCACGCCGAAGGAGAT GTACAGCAACATTGTGCATGTCTTCATCCGAATATCCCGAGAGGAAGGACTGAAGACATTGTATAGGGGATTTACACCAACCATCCTGGGAGTGATTCCGTACGCTGGGCTTAGCTTCTTCACCTACGAGACGCTGAAGAAACTGCATGCAG ATCACAGTGGGAAATCGCAGCCATCCCCTCCGGAGCGGCTTTTGTTCGGTGCCTGTGCCGGCTTGATCGGTCAGTCGGCTTCGTACCCCCTGGATGTGGTTCGCCGACGAATGCAGACGGCGGGGGTCATGGGACACACGTACAGTTCCATCCTTCTCACCATGCAGGAGATTATCAGAGAAGAGGGACTAATCCGTGGCTTGTACAAAGGACTCAGCATGAACTGGGTCAAAGGGCCGATTGCAGTGGGAATAAGCTTCACAACCTTTGACCTGACGCAGATCCTTCTCCGTAAATTACAGCACAGCACTAACGTTGAAAGGTAG
- the SLC25A42 gene encoding mitochondrial coenzyme A transporter SLC25A42 isoform X2 gives MGNGVRKGQVDFKQQDAEPVTPTHLPPEGNQENKKVLNSLMSGALAGAVAKTAVAPLDRTKIMFQVSSKRFSAKEAYRLIYRTYLNEGFWSLWRGNSATMVRVIPYAAIQFCAHEEYKQLLGSYYGFQGKYSNIVHVFIRISREEGLKTLYRGFTPTILGVIPYAGLSFFTYETLKKLHADHSGKSQPSPPERLLFGACAGLIGQSASYPLDVVRRRMQTAGVMGHTYSSILLTMQEIIREEGLIRGLYKGLSMNWVKGPIAVGISFTTFDLTQILLRKLQHSTNVER, from the exons ATGGGTAATGGTGTGAGAAAAGGTCAAGTGGATTTCAAACAGCAGGATGCGGAGCCAGTTACGCCAACCCACCTCCCGCCAGAG GGCAACCAGGAGAACAAGAAAGTGCTCAACTCCCTGATGTCTGGTGCGTTGGCTGGTGCTGTTGCTAAAACTGCAGTAGCTCCACTGGATAGAACAAAAATCATGTTTCAAG tgtcTTCCAAAAGATTCTCTGCCAAG GAGGCTTACAGGCTGATTTATCGCACCTACCTCAACGAAGGCTTCTGGAGTCTCTGGCGAGGGAACTCCGCCACCATGGTCCGCGTCATCCCTTACGCCGCCATCCAGTTCTGCGCGCATGAGGAGTACAAGCAGCTCCTGGGGAGTTACTACGGCTTCCAGGGAAA GTACAGCAACATTGTGCATGTCTTCATCCGAATATCCCGAGAGGAAGGACTGAAGACATTGTATAGGGGATTTACACCAACCATCCTGGGAGTGATTCCGTACGCTGGGCTTAGCTTCTTCACCTACGAGACGCTGAAGAAACTGCATGCAG ATCACAGTGGGAAATCGCAGCCATCCCCTCCGGAGCGGCTTTTGTTCGGTGCCTGTGCCGGCTTGATCGGTCAGTCGGCTTCGTACCCCCTGGATGTGGTTCGCCGACGAATGCAGACGGCGGGGGTCATGGGACACACGTACAGTTCCATCCTTCTCACCATGCAGGAGATTATCAGAGAAGAGGGACTAATCCGTGGCTTGTACAAAGGACTCAGCATGAACTGGGTCAAAGGGCCGATTGCAGTGGGAATAAGCTTCACAACCTTTGACCTGACGCAGATCCTTCTCCGTAAATTACAGCACAGCACTAACGTTGAAAGGTAG